In Clostridia bacterium, the genomic stretch ATATTACACTAGATAAATTTTTAGATATACATGAGCCTAAGAGAGGAGAGTGGGGGACGGATGGTCGGAAACATCATAGAGAACAACATGGTGACCATTTCCGGTAAGATTATCTCAGATGTAGAGTTTAGTCATGAAGTATATGGAGAGGGTTTCTTTTATTTTTTACTTGATGTACCAAGACTAAGTGACAGCTGTGACAAGATTCCGGTTACTGTTTCAGAGCGTTTGATATCAAAGCAAAAACTGGAGATAGGTAAGATTATTGAGGTGGAAGGTCAATTCCGTTCATATAACAGCTTTAATAACGAAGGAAATCGATTACTGCTGACAGTCTTTGCCCGCGAGATAACTTTTCTTGAAGATGAGAAAAAGATAAAAAACCCTAATCAGATTTTTTTGAACGGCTATATTTGTAAAAAGCCTATTTTTAGAACAACTCCATTCGGGAGGGAGATTACCGACATATTATTAGCAGTAAACAGACCATATAATAAATCGGACTATATACCCTGTATTGCTTGGGGTAGAAATGCCAGGTATTCAGAAAACCTTGAAATAGGAGATAATATAAAGGTGTGGGGAAGGATTCAGAGCAGGGAATATCAAAAAAGATTGGAATCCGGTGAAGTGATGACAAAAACTGCTTATGAGATTTCAGTTTCCAAAATGGAAGTTTGTACAGGTAAGGATAAATATACTGAAGAAATAGAAAATGAAGATACATAAAAAGGCCCCTCAAACTTAAATAAGGTTGAGGGGCTTTTTGGTTACAGTGCATGATATTATCTAATCCAAAGCTTTAACCGCCTGTTTCTTACCATGTATCTCCACTGTTTCATTAAGTACGGGAGCAGGTAGTAATCTACTCCAAAAGCTCTTCCCGCACCTCCCAGCATACAAAGAGCTGCAGGGATATACCACCATGTTTCCGGGTATAAGCCTGTAGAAAGCAGAAAATTTAGGTTCAGGCCTAAAGCAGCAATTGCAGCCAAAAATGTAAAGGTACCGCTCAAAAATGCGAGTCCCAGCCCAATTTCGGTCAGCACAATCAGTATCTGAAATAAAAGGGCATTAGGAACTATTATGTTATCTGCTATCCATGCATACCATGAAGGAGTATGTGCCGATACTATCCTGAAAACCTTCTCTCCCGTTTCGGACACGGATGCACTTGTATTACCATCTGTTGCAGTACCGGCAAGTACTGCTTTGTTCAACCATCCCTCGCTGAATTTTGACAGACCTTCCGCCAACCAGGAGTAGCCCAGGAACAGTCTTACAGGTACAAGCCAGAAAGCTTGTGTCCTAGTGGAATAGTGCTTCTCGATCACGAATTTTTCCTGCTGCTTATTGAAGAATTCATGTTTTATATACTTGATAACCAATTCAAATCCGCCAATTCCAAATAAGTAATGTATATTTACCAGATACTTCATCAATATGGCAAAAAGCCTTGGCAGCTCATACCCCATAAGGTTTGTAACGGCAAAAAAGCTTCCTACAGAAACCATGACACCATGGAGTTTTGGTACAAGCTTGACTTTCTCCTTGCCCCTGATTTCAGCTAGAATATTTATCGCTGCTGCCTTACCGGTCTGCAAAGCACCTTCAACAAGTGCAGGCAAGGTATGACCCTCAGATACGAATGCTGAAATATCACCAATTGCATATACATTCTTATACTGTGTCTGTGTATACTCGTTTACTGTTATTCTGCATGTCCTACCCTTGTCGATGCTTATTTCATCTGTTATGCAGGCAGCTCTTACTCCAGCTGTCCAAATCAATGTATTTGTCTTTATAGCAGTTCCATTTTTCAGTTCGACTGTATTCTCAGTAACTTTGGTTATTGGACAGTTTGTAAGAACCTCGACATTAAGCTTTTTAGATAAATAATCAACTGTTTTTCTGATGCTCTTTTCCTTAAGATTACTGAGTATTGTATTAAGTGCTTCTACAAGTATAAGCCTGACCTCATTTCTTTGGACTGAATACTCCCTACAGAGTTGTTTGACCCATAGTGCAAGCTCACCTATCATCTCAACACCTGTAAAACCGCCCCCACCTACAGCAAATGTTAGCAATACCCTTCTGGACTCTGCATTCTCCTCTTGAGATGCCTTTATGAAGCACTCTTTGACGTGCTCTCTTATTTTAATGGCATCATTGAATGACCACAATGAAAAAGCAAATTCTTCCATACCAGGGATACCGTAGTAGTTAGGCTCACTTCCGGCAGCTATCACAAGGTAGTCATACGGGTATGTATTATTGAGAGAGATGAGTTTTCTGCTGTCAAAGTCTATATCTTTAATCTCATCTTTAATCAGTTTTACATCTGTATACTTGAATATGTCACGAAGAGGTACTATAACGCCATCTTCTGTAATCCTGTTGCCTGCTACCTCATGTAATTCAGTAAGCAGAGTATGATATGAATTTTTATCAACTATACTGATTTCTATTTCGTCCGAGTTTTTCTTTCTTTTATGTAATGCTAATGCTGCTTCGATTCCGGCATAACCTGCTCCGAATATAAGAACTTTTTTAGGCATTGTTCTTCCTCCTGTCAAGTCAATGAATTATGCATACCTGGAAAGCTATATGCAAATAGAACATTTCTTATCATTATTTTTTCTATAAATCTATTTTAAATTCACTGAAGGAATTGAATTCTGCTGAACAAATATGTATAAAAATCCTATTTCAATTTGTTGCATTAATGTTTATAATTAAACTGTTTATTATAGTAAAAAATACATATAGTAAAGAAATAACTTGACTTTGGAGAATGGCGGGATATATTGGATACAAGAAATAAGATTTCAGGAAAAGTATCAAAAACTGTTTTGATTTTAAGTATGCTTTTATTTGGTTTTTCTGCGTGTTCGTCAAAAAGTATGGAGCCTGTTGAGCATCAGGACTATCTTATGGGGACTGTGATTTCACAAAAGGTCTATGGGGAGGAAGCACAAAAAGCTATAGACAGAGTAAGTGAGAGAATGTTAGAAATAGAAAAAAGGATGACTATAAATGCACCCGGCAGTGAGACGGATAAACTGAACATCAATGCAGGGAAAAGTGATGTGAAACTTACACCTGATGTAATTTATGTTTTAAATACTGCAAAAAAGTTTGGCAGGCTGAGTGATGGAGCATTTGATGTTACTGTAGGGCCTTTAGTCAAAGCATGGGGGATTTTCACTGACAATGAGAGAATACCAGCAGACGGAGAAATAAACCGGTTGATAAAACTTGTAGGATATAATGAAATCAATGCCGATGAAAAAAATAATATTGCCGGGCTTTCGAGGCAAGGACAGGTAGTAGATCTGGGGGGAATTGCAAAAGGCTATGCCGGGGATGAGGCGATCAGGATATATAAGGAGTTTGGGATTGGCACT encodes the following:
- a CDS encoding single-stranded DNA-binding protein, which gives rise to MVGNIIENNMVTISGKIISDVEFSHEVYGEGFFYFLLDVPRLSDSCDKIPVTVSERLISKQKLEIGKIIEVEGQFRSYNSFNNEGNRLLLTVFAREITFLEDEKKIKNPNQIFLNGYICKKPIFRTTPFGREITDILLAVNRPYNKSDYIPCIAWGRNARYSENLEIGDNIKVWGRIQSREYQKRLESGEVMTKTAYEISVSKMEVCTGKDKYTEEIENEDT
- a CDS encoding FAD:protein FMN transferase, whose translation is MDTRNKISGKVSKTVLILSMLLFGFSACSSKSMEPVEHQDYLMGTVISQKVYGEEAQKAIDRVSERMLEIEKRMTINAPGSETDKLNINAGKSDVKLTPDVIYVLNTAKKFGRLSDGAFDVTVGPLVKAWGIFTDNERIPADGEINRLIKLVGYNEINADEKNNIAGLSRQGQVVDLGGIAKGYAGDEAIRIYKEFGIGTAYINLGGNVIVMGKKPDGTEWRVGVQDPRAKNGEIIGVIKTTDKAVVSSGDYERFFIRDNKRYHHILDPRTGYPAESGLIGTTIVADLSIEADALSTATFVLGLEKGMKLIESLNGVDAIFITKEKKVFVTSGLKDKFSLNNKNKEYSYGEKR
- a CDS encoding FAD-dependent oxidoreductase; the encoded protein is MPKKVLIFGAGYAGIEAALALHKRKKNSDEIEISIVDKNSYHTLLTELHEVAGNRITEDGVIVPLRDIFKYTDVKLIKDEIKDIDFDSRKLISLNNTYPYDYLVIAAGSEPNYYGIPGMEEFAFSLWSFNDAIKIREHVKECFIKASQEENAESRRVLLTFAVGGGGFTGVEMIGELALWVKQLCREYSVQRNEVRLILVEALNTILSNLKEKSIRKTVDYLSKKLNVEVLTNCPITKVTENTVELKNGTAIKTNTLIWTAGVRAACITDEISIDKGRTCRITVNEYTQTQYKNVYAIGDISAFVSEGHTLPALVEGALQTGKAAAINILAEIRGKEKVKLVPKLHGVMVSVGSFFAVTNLMGYELPRLFAILMKYLVNIHYLFGIGGFELVIKYIKHEFFNKQQEKFVIEKHYSTRTQAFWLVPVRLFLGYSWLAEGLSKFSEGWLNKAVLAGTATDGNTSASVSETGEKVFRIVSAHTPSWYAWIADNIIVPNALLFQILIVLTEIGLGLAFLSGTFTFLAAIAALGLNLNFLLSTGLYPETWWYIPAALCMLGGAGRAFGVDYYLLPYLMKQWRYMVRNRRLKLWIR